One window of the Cyanobacteria bacterium GSL.Bin1 genome contains the following:
- a CDS encoding micrococcal nuclease-like nuclease, producing the protein MVRQLFLLVILVLAACSNVSASSYPTVEVISVSDGDTITVKENGSKTTVRLACIDAPERLQKGGTASTNYLKKYIAAGKTVGLRKVTTDRSGRTVGEIYRNGDSLNLIMVQRGQAVVDERYLDACSDRKKQFLQAEQRAQSSNLGFWKQPNVMPWEYRQGIRENSSTSNSENNVSSLPSCIESDSDCSDLALSNGQKIKRAVAK; encoded by the coding sequence ATGGTACGCCAACTATTTCTCCTAGTCATTCTTGTTTTAGCTGCTTGTAGTAATGTTTCCGCTAGCTCTTATCCAACTGTAGAAGTGATCAGTGTGAGTGATGGCGACACCATAACGGTCAAAGAAAACGGCTCAAAAACTACTGTCAGATTAGCTTGTATTGATGCTCCAGAAAGGTTACAGAAGGGGGGAACTGCTTCTACTAACTACCTGAAAAAGTACATCGCAGCCGGAAAAACCGTTGGTCTTAGAAAAGTGACGACTGACCGTTCTGGCAGAACCGTTGGCGAAATTTATCGAAATGGCGATTCACTGAATTTAATCATGGTTCAACGAGGACAAGCGGTTGTTGATGAGCGCTATCTTGATGCCTGTTCAGATCGAAAAAAACAATTTCTACAAGCCGAACAACGAGCTCAATCATCTAACTTAGGATTTTGGAAGCAGCCAAATGTTATGCCTTGGGAGTATCGCCAAGGGATACGGGAAAATTCTTCAACATCAAATTCAGAAAACAATGTATCAAGCTTACCAAGCTGCATTGAAAGTGACAGTGATTGTTCTGATTTGGCTCTCAGTAACGGACAAAA